The following proteins come from a genomic window of Pseudomonas hygromyciniae:
- a CDS encoding type III secretion protein — translation MKALITNWLNSRAEELRLIEDHDEILLRHGSNTLLLQVQLTRDRPDKSHLNTWMHLGNASLSHFQGALAQAPATGALWLTQCLQESASEKPLLDSLEALLNQRDTWRAMIARLAKQGPRFQPTSLRSLPH, via the coding sequence GTGAAGGCGCTCATTACCAACTGGTTGAACAGCCGCGCCGAAGAATTAAGGCTCATCGAAGACCATGACGAAATACTCCTGCGCCACGGCTCCAACACCCTCTTGTTGCAGGTCCAACTGACCCGGGACCGGCCTGATAAATCACACCTCAACACCTGGATGCACCTGGGTAACGCAAGCCTGAGTCACTTTCAAGGTGCACTCGCACAGGCGCCTGCAACGGGTGCGCTCTGGTTGACTCAGTGTCTACAGGAAAGCGCCAGCGAGAAGCCTTTGCTGGACAGTCTCGAAGCCCTGCTCAACCAGCGCGATACCTGGCGCGCAATGATCGCGCGTCTTGCAAAACAGGGCCCACGGTTCCAACCCACGTCACTTCGCTCGCTGCCGCACTAA
- the sctJ gene encoding type III secretion system inner membrane ring lipoprotein SctJ — translation MTRLRFITLTLALSFMLNACSDRVELHRQLSEQEANEVIAELADKHIRASKVPAKDGVVVVVNASDIGRAVRTLEAVGLPKTARATLGDTFRKEGVISTPLEERARYIYALSQELETTLSNIDGVIVARVHVVLPERVAPGEPVQPASASVFIKHDPRLDPDNIQARVRRMVSSSIPGMTNAVENPQKLTVVFVPATAYLEQQRLAYFGPFLVPGDDVGFWRASVTFTMIVLVLLIIAVTFWRIRGQRALPHAQATGPSSHDE, via the coding sequence ATGACTCGCCTACGGTTTATTACGTTAACGCTAGCGTTGTCATTCATGCTCAATGCCTGCAGTGACCGCGTCGAACTTCACCGCCAACTCTCCGAGCAGGAAGCCAATGAAGTCATCGCGGAGTTGGCAGACAAGCATATACGCGCCTCCAAAGTCCCCGCCAAAGACGGTGTGGTCGTCGTGGTCAATGCCTCCGATATCGGGCGGGCCGTACGTACTCTGGAAGCCGTCGGGTTGCCCAAGACAGCCCGCGCCACCCTGGGCGATACCTTTCGTAAGGAAGGGGTCATCTCAACCCCGCTCGAGGAGCGAGCGCGCTATATCTATGCCTTGTCCCAGGAACTGGAAACCACGCTATCGAACATCGACGGCGTCATCGTTGCCCGCGTACACGTAGTACTGCCCGAGCGGGTTGCACCGGGCGAACCGGTACAACCGGCTTCTGCATCAGTGTTCATCAAGCATGACCCTCGGCTTGACCCCGACAACATCCAGGCCCGTGTGCGCCGGATGGTCTCCAGCAGCATTCCTGGCATGACCAACGCCGTCGAAAATCCGCAAAAACTGACGGTGGTATTCGTTCCGGCGACAGCCTATCTGGAGCAGCAACGCCTGGCCTATTTCGGTCCGTTCCTGGTGCCGGGCGATGACGTTGGCTTTTGGCGGGCCAGCGTCACTTTCACCATGATCGTTTTAGTGCTGCTCATTATCGCCGTGACGTTCTGGCGGATCAGGGGTCAGCGAGCGCTGCCGCATGCCCAAGCGACCGGACCATCCTCGCACGATGAGTAA
- the sctL gene encoding type III secretion system stator protein SctL — translation MFCRHKIDLPKGSAAFTETLIPRETLANYAHAHNTLEHAKAQARQLLKLAEKQREKLLEQAGLEIWRRADAQFKRWEVERQAMYDNLERYASSIANQAIHLLLEDTPPPQRMAALIRQLMASQMPMVRAALLCHPQELEAVRQALADHNNTLWALRADDTVKPQTLLLQTEEGDFCIGWAAMRDSFLDPSSTRLDA, via the coding sequence ATGTTTTGCCGACATAAAATCGACTTGCCCAAAGGTTCCGCCGCCTTTACCGAAACCCTGATCCCCCGCGAAACCCTGGCCAATTACGCCCATGCCCACAACACGTTGGAGCATGCCAAGGCCCAGGCCAGGCAATTGCTGAAGCTGGCAGAAAAGCAGCGGGAAAAACTGCTGGAGCAGGCCGGCCTTGAAATCTGGCGACGTGCCGATGCGCAGTTCAAGCGCTGGGAGGTCGAACGCCAGGCGATGTACGACAACCTTGAACGATATGCCTCTTCAATCGCCAACCAGGCGATTCATCTCCTGCTGGAAGATACGCCCCCGCCACAACGCATGGCAGCGTTGATCAGACAATTGATGGCCAGCCAGATGCCGATGGTCAGGGCGGCATTGCTGTGCCACCCGCAGGAGCTGGAGGCCGTACGGCAGGCTCTGGCCGACCACAACAACACACTCTGGGCGCTACGTGCTGACGATACCGTCAAACCCCAGACCCTGCTGTTACAAACCGAAGAAGGGGACTTTTGCATTGGTTGGGCCGCCATGCGCGACAGTTTTCTAGACCCCAGCAGCACACGGTTGGATGCCTGA
- the pth gene encoding aminoacyl-tRNA hydrolase, whose product MTAIKLIVGLGNPGAEYEQTRHNAGALFVERIAHAQGINLVADRKYFGLTGRFSHQGQDVRLLIPTTYMNRSGQAVAALAGFFRIKPEEILVAHDELDLPPGVAKLKQGGGHGGHNGLRDIIAQLGNQNTFYRLRLGIGHPGVASMVSNFVLGRAPRAEQEKLDASIDFALGVLPDIFAGEWNRAMKNLHSQKA is encoded by the coding sequence GTGACTGCCATCAAACTGATCGTTGGCCTGGGAAATCCAGGCGCCGAATACGAACAGACCCGGCATAACGCGGGGGCCCTTTTTGTTGAGCGCATCGCCCACGCCCAAGGCATCAATCTTGTGGCCGATCGCAAATATTTTGGCCTGACCGGACGCTTCTCGCATCAGGGTCAGGATGTTCGTCTGCTGATTCCCACCACCTACATGAACCGCAGCGGCCAGGCTGTCGCGGCGCTTGCGGGCTTCTTCCGGATCAAACCCGAAGAAATCCTGGTGGCCCATGATGAACTGGACCTGCCACCCGGCGTTGCCAAGCTCAAGCAAGGCGGCGGCCATGGCGGTCATAATGGCCTGCGCGACATCATTGCGCAGTTGGGCAATCAGAATACCTTTTACCGTCTGCGGCTCGGCATTGGCCACCCAGGCGTTGCCAGTATGGTTTCAAATTTCGTCCTGGGTCGTGCGCCACGCGCCGAACAGGAAAAACTCGATGCCAGCATCGATTTTGCCCTCGGCGTGCTGCCGGATATCTTCGCCGGTGAATGGAACCGTGCGATGAAAAACCTGCACAGCCAGAAGGCCTGA
- the ispE gene encoding 4-(cytidine 5'-diphospho)-2-C-methyl-D-erythritol kinase: protein MTERLTLPSPAKLNLMLHILGRREDGYHELQTLFQFLDYGDEMTFAVRDDGVIQLHTEFADVPHDSNLIVKAAKKLQEQSGCPLGIDIWIDKILPMGGGIGGGSSNAATTLLGLNHLWQLGWDEDRLAALGLTLGADVPVFVRGHAAFAEGVGEKLTPVEPEEPWYVVLVPQVSVSTAEIFSDPLLTRNSSPIKVRPVPKGNSRNDCLPVVARRYPDVRNALNLLGKLTEAKLTGTGSCVFGGFPNKAEADKVSALLTETLTGFVAKGSNVSMLHRKLQSLL from the coding sequence ATGACCGAACGCCTGACCCTGCCCTCTCCGGCCAAGCTCAATTTGATGCTGCACATCCTCGGTCGTCGTGAAGATGGCTATCACGAGTTGCAGACGTTGTTTCAATTCCTCGACTACGGCGATGAGATGACCTTCGCCGTACGCGACGACGGGGTGATTCAACTGCACACCGAATTTGCCGATGTGCCCCACGACAGCAATCTGATCGTGAAGGCGGCAAAAAAACTCCAGGAACAATCCGGCTGCCCGCTGGGCATCGATATCTGGATCGATAAAATCCTGCCCATGGGTGGCGGCATCGGCGGTGGCAGCTCGAATGCCGCAACCACCCTGCTGGGTCTCAATCACTTGTGGCAGCTGGGTTGGGATGAAGATCGCCTGGCCGCACTGGGCCTGACACTGGGCGCCGACGTCCCGGTTTTTGTGCGTGGACACGCCGCATTTGCTGAGGGTGTCGGGGAAAAACTCACCCCTGTTGAGCCCGAAGAGCCGTGGTATGTCGTGCTTGTTCCGCAAGTATCTGTAAGTACAGCAGAAATTTTTTCAGATCCGTTGTTGACACGTAACTCTTCTCCCATTAAAGTGCGCCCCGTTCCCAAGGGAAACAGTCGAAATGACTGCTTACCGGTGGTAGCAAGGCGTTACCCAGATGTACGTAACGCATTGAATTTGTTAGGTAAACTTACCGAAGCAAAACTCACCGGAACTGGAAGTTGTGTGTTTGGGGGCTTCCCAAACAAAGCTGAAGCTGATAAAGTCTCGGCCCTTCTTACAGAGACCCTTACAGGGTTTGTAGCAAAGGGAAGCAACGTTTCGATGTTGCATCGCAAGCTGCAAAGTCTGCTCTAA
- a CDS encoding type III secretion protein, whose protein sequence is MSNLAWVQWWATPWLHSREDWRTVDEHTARSALHHSRHLWVARLYGIAPCLPPTPQPTLLQLALASPEQLDLVLALIDSACRPAYESALNENLHQWCNRLSKALPPDMLQPDDDPLQLLRTWVSPATWQRIRLRFPRRRVLELEKKALSLGDSYSRLDTLWHAVVWRIATIHSDGKAPSTKDHGD, encoded by the coding sequence ATGAGTAACCTGGCATGGGTCCAGTGGTGGGCAACCCCCTGGCTGCATTCACGTGAAGATTGGCGAACGGTTGATGAGCACACGGCACGCAGTGCACTTCATCACAGCCGACACCTGTGGGTAGCCAGACTCTACGGTATCGCCCCCTGCCTGCCCCCCACGCCTCAGCCCACACTGCTGCAACTGGCGCTCGCCTCGCCGGAACAACTTGACCTGGTGCTGGCGTTGATTGACAGCGCGTGTCGCCCGGCCTACGAAAGCGCGTTGAATGAAAACCTCCACCAGTGGTGCAACAGACTGTCCAAGGCATTGCCTCCAGATATGCTGCAGCCCGATGACGACCCCTTGCAACTGCTACGTACCTGGGTCAGCCCTGCCACCTGGCAACGCATCAGATTGAGATTCCCTCGCCGGCGCGTTCTGGAGCTGGAGAAAAAAGCCCTTTCGCTCGGTGACTCCTACAGCCGCCTCGATACCCTCTGGCATGCCGTGGTCTGGCGTATTGCGACGATCCACAGCGACGGCAAAGCGCCTAGCACCAAGGACCATGGAGACTGA
- a CDS encoding ribose-phosphate pyrophosphokinase, producing MSKMMVFTGNANPDLARRVVRQLHIPLGDISVGKFSDGEITAEINENVRGKDVFIIQPTCAPTNDNLMELVVMADAFRRSSATRITAVIPYFGYARQDRRPRSARVAISAKVVADMLTVVGIDRVLTVDLHADQIQGFFDIPVDNIYGSPVLVDDIEDQRFENLMIVSPDIGGVVRARAVAKSLGVDLGIIDKRREKANHSEVMHIIGDVEGRTCILVDDMVDTAGTLCHAAKALKEHGAAKVFAYCTHPVLSGRAIENIENSVLDELVVTNTIPLSAAAQACARIRQLDIAPVVAEAVRRISNEESISAMFR from the coding sequence GTGTCCAAGATGATGGTCTTTACGGGGAATGCTAACCCCGATCTGGCTCGGCGTGTTGTACGTCAGCTGCATATCCCTCTCGGTGACATCTCTGTCGGTAAATTTTCCGACGGCGAGATTACAGCCGAGATCAATGAAAATGTCCGCGGTAAAGATGTTTTCATTATTCAGCCGACTTGCGCTCCGACCAACGATAACCTGATGGAACTCGTCGTGATGGCTGATGCCTTCCGCCGCTCCTCAGCGACTCGAATCACAGCTGTAATCCCTTACTTTGGTTATGCCCGTCAGGATCGCCGTCCGCGTTCCGCACGTGTGGCTATCAGCGCGAAAGTCGTCGCTGACATGCTGACCGTGGTAGGTATCGATCGTGTTCTCACGGTTGACCTGCACGCTGACCAAATCCAGGGGTTCTTCGATATTCCGGTAGATAACATCTACGGCTCCCCCGTACTGGTGGATGACATCGAAGACCAGCGCTTTGAAAACCTGATGATCGTGTCCCCGGACATTGGTGGCGTCGTGCGTGCACGAGCTGTTGCCAAGTCCTTGGGCGTGGACCTCGGGATCATCGACAAACGCCGTGAGAAAGCCAATCACTCTGAAGTGATGCATATCATCGGTGATGTCGAAGGGCGTACCTGTATTCTGGTCGATGACATGGTTGATACCGCCGGCACCCTGTGCCACGCGGCAAAAGCCTTGAAAGAGCACGGTGCGGCTAAAGTTTTCGCCTACTGCACACACCCTGTGCTGTCGGGCCGAGCGATCGAGAACATCGAGAACTCCGTGCTGGACGAACTGGTGGTGACCAACACCATCCCGTTGTCCGCCGCTGCTCAAGCCTGTGCGCGTATCCGTCAACTGGATATCGCACCGGTTGTTGCTGAGGCGGTTCGCCGCATCAGCAATGAAGAATCGATCAGTGCGATGTTCCGCTAA
- a CDS encoding sigma 54-interacting transcriptional regulator, with product MSASYQSEVEPDTPFNDCPDIETTINNTAPLNIDILLLGETGTGKDTLAQRVHCLSGRRGNFVAVNCAAIPESLAESQLFGVNSGAYTGAMQSRAGSVEAAHQGTLYLDEIDSMPLPLQAKLLRVLESRGVERLGSTRFIPVDMRVIASAQQSLHEMVVQGAFRRDLYFRLNVVNINLPPLRQQPERIIPLFLKMIRQEAEYFKCPVPSPPNALLSQLLCHSWLGNVRELRSTAKRFVLGLPPLCAAVTKRQELELPLKERLQQIEKVLIEESLNRHAHNVDGVAVELGVAKRTLYYRMKQLEISLT from the coding sequence ATGTCGGCCTCCTATCAAAGTGAAGTTGAACCAGATACCCCGTTCAATGATTGTCCAGACATCGAGACAACCATCAATAACACCGCCCCGCTCAACATCGACATTCTGCTGCTTGGGGAAACAGGCACTGGCAAGGACACCTTGGCGCAACGTGTTCATTGCCTTTCAGGACGACGGGGGAACTTCGTCGCGGTCAACTGTGCGGCCATACCGGAGAGCCTTGCCGAAAGCCAACTCTTCGGGGTCAACAGCGGCGCCTACACCGGGGCCATGCAATCGCGTGCAGGTTCTGTCGAAGCCGCGCATCAGGGCACCTTGTACCTGGACGAAATAGACAGCATGCCACTTCCCCTGCAAGCCAAGTTGCTGCGGGTGTTGGAATCCAGGGGGGTAGAACGCTTGGGCTCGACTCGGTTTATCCCCGTAGACATGCGCGTCATTGCGTCTGCCCAGCAGTCCTTGCATGAGATGGTCGTTCAAGGCGCCTTCAGGCGCGATCTGTATTTTCGCCTGAACGTGGTCAACATCAACCTCCCGCCACTCAGGCAGCAACCCGAACGCATCATCCCCCTGTTCCTGAAAATGATCCGGCAGGAGGCTGAGTACTTCAAGTGCCCAGTGCCCTCACCTCCCAACGCTCTGCTTTCACAACTGCTTTGTCATTCCTGGTTGGGGAACGTGCGCGAACTACGTTCGACAGCCAAGCGCTTCGTCTTGGGGCTGCCCCCCCTCTGTGCTGCGGTAACAAAGCGCCAGGAGTTGGAGTTGCCGCTCAAGGAGCGTCTACAACAAATCGAGAAAGTGCTGATTGAAGAGTCGCTGAACCGCCATGCCCATAATGTTGATGGAGTGGCCGTCGAGTTAGGTGTGGCCAAGCGCACGCTCTATTACCGAATGAAGCAACTGGAAATATCACTGACATAA
- a CDS encoding EscI/YscI/HrpB family type III secretion system inner rod protein yields MFIGRVRSAEHDHLSGSSSAQESSIAHSDVNYFASIMEPSAQPSAATNYTTPQSMLSEASDRLNSVTQRMTKSLRALSGENKFDEARKYPEQLSDTLLLTQILVKSVGKTAQGIDKICNLQ; encoded by the coding sequence ATGTTTATAGGACGAGTACGCTCTGCTGAACATGATCATCTCAGTGGTTCCTCTAGCGCACAGGAATCATCAATCGCCCATAGCGATGTCAACTATTTCGCCTCGATCATGGAGCCCTCCGCACAACCTAGTGCGGCGACAAATTACACGACGCCACAAAGCATGCTTTCCGAGGCATCCGACCGGTTGAATTCTGTCACCCAGCGCATGACCAAAAGTCTGCGAGCCTTGAGCGGCGAGAATAAATTTGATGAAGCGCGAAAGTACCCGGAACAACTTTCCGACACGTTGCTGCTGACGCAAATTCTCGTTAAAAGTGTCGGAAAAACCGCACAAGGCATCGATAAAATCTGCAACCTTCAGTAG
- the ychF gene encoding redox-regulated ATPase YchF — translation MGFNCGIVGLPNVGKSTLFNALTKSGIAAENFPFCTIEPNTGIVPMPDPRLEALAAIVNPKRILPTTMEFVDIAGLVAGASKGEGLGNKFLANIRETDAIAHVVRCFEDENVIHVSNSVDPKRDIEIIDLELIFADLDSCEKQLQKVTRNAKGGDKDAVVQKALLEQLIAHFTLGKPARSLMKNMSVDEKAVIKGFHLLTTKPVMYIANVAEDGFENNPLLDVVMAIAEEEGAMVVPVCNKIEAEIAELEDGEEKDMFLEALGLEEPGLNRVIRAGYEMLHLQTYFTAGVEEVRAWTVKVGATAPQAAGVIHTDFEKGFIRAEVIAYNDFIQFKGEAGAKEAGKWRLEGKEYVVKDGDVMHFRFNV, via the coding sequence ATGGGATTCAATTGCGGCATCGTCGGCCTACCTAACGTCGGCAAGTCCACCCTGTTCAACGCCCTGACCAAGTCCGGTATTGCGGCGGAGAACTTCCCCTTCTGCACCATCGAACCCAACACCGGTATCGTGCCGATGCCCGATCCGCGCCTGGAGGCCCTGGCCGCCATCGTCAATCCCAAGCGCATCCTGCCGACCACCATGGAGTTCGTCGACATCGCAGGCCTTGTAGCCGGTGCGTCGAAAGGTGAAGGCCTGGGCAACAAGTTCCTGGCCAACATCCGTGAGACCGATGCCATCGCTCACGTGGTCCGCTGCTTTGAAGACGAGAACGTGATTCACGTCTCCAATAGCGTCGACCCGAAACGCGATATCGAGATCATCGACCTGGAACTGATCTTCGCCGACCTCGACAGCTGCGAGAAGCAACTGCAAAAGGTGACGCGTAATGCCAAAGGCGGCGACAAGGACGCAGTGGTGCAGAAGGCCTTGCTGGAGCAATTGATTGCTCACTTCACCCTGGGCAAGCCTGCACGCAGCCTGATGAAGAACATGAGCGTCGACGAAAAGGCCGTGATCAAGGGCTTCCACCTGCTGACCACCAAGCCTGTGATGTACATCGCCAACGTGGCTGAAGACGGCTTCGAGAACAACCCGCTGCTCGACGTGGTCATGGCCATTGCCGAAGAAGAAGGCGCGATGGTTGTCCCGGTTTGCAACAAGATCGAAGCGGAAATCGCCGAACTGGAAGACGGCGAAGAGAAAGACATGTTCCTCGAGGCCCTGGGCCTGGAAGAGCCTGGCCTGAACCGTGTGATCCGTGCAGGCTACGAAATGCTGCACCTGCAGACCTACTTCACCGCCGGCGTCGAAGAAGTCCGTGCCTGGACCGTCAAGGTCGGCGCCACCGCGCCACAGGCTGCGGGCGTGATCCACACCGACTTCGAAAAAGGCTTTATCCGCGCCGAAGTGATCGCCTACAACGACTTCATCCAGTTCAAGGGTGAAGCCGGGGCCAAGGAAGCCGGTAAATGGCGCCTGGAAGGCAAGGAATACGTCGTCAAGGATGGCGATGTAATGCACTTCCGCTTCAACGTGTAA
- a CDS encoding 50S ribosomal protein L25/general stress protein Ctc, with protein sequence MNDFTLNAELRSDLGKGASRRLRRLASLVPAVVYGGEKAPESISMLAKEVAKLLENDAAYSHVIELNVGGKKQNVIIKALQRHPAKGHVLHADFVRVVAGQKLTAIVPVHFVGEEAPVKKGGVVSHTTTELEVSCLPKDLPEFIEVDLSAAEIGTIIHLSDLKAPKGVEFVALAHNDDKAVANVHAPRVVAEDEAGETAAE encoded by the coding sequence ATGAACGATTTTACTTTGAATGCTGAACTGCGTTCCGACCTGGGGAAAGGTGCGAGCCGCCGCCTGCGTCGTCTCGCAAGCCTGGTTCCAGCTGTAGTTTACGGTGGCGAAAAAGCCCCTGAATCCATCAGCATGCTGGCTAAAGAAGTTGCCAAACTGCTCGAAAACGATGCTGCCTACAGCCACGTTATCGAACTGAACGTTGGCGGCAAAAAGCAGAACGTTATCATCAAGGCTCTGCAACGCCACCCGGCCAAAGGTCACGTACTGCACGCTGACTTCGTACGCGTTGTTGCTGGTCAGAAACTGACCGCTATCGTGCCTGTGCACTTTGTTGGTGAAGAAGCTCCGGTCAAGAAAGGTGGCGTTGTTTCCCACACCACTACCGAGCTGGAAGTAAGCTGCCTGCCGAAAGATCTGCCTGAGTTCATCGAAGTCGACCTGTCGGCTGCTGAAATCGGCACCATCATTCACCTGTCCGACCTCAAGGCCCCTAAAGGCGTTGAGTTCGTTGCACTGGCTCACAACGACGACAAGGCTGTTGCCAACGTCCACGCGCCACGTGTTGTAGCAGAAGATGAAGCTGGCGAAACCGCTGCAGAGTAA
- the sctC gene encoding type III secretion system outer membrane ring subunit SctC, with protein sequence MSNKNHKRTRLRAVSPAAPQKGPHWRYLLVLPWLFLPVQSPLAAIPAEWKRTAYAYEAEHKQVREVLEDFAQTFGTQIQIDGHLEGNVNGKIRANTPQSLLDRLGVEHRFQWYMYNNTLYISTLDQQQSSRLEVSSQTVADLKQALTDIGLLDNRFGWGELPEDGVVLVSGPKRYIEQIRQFSSQRKSPDEKQSVLTFPLKFANAADRPIDYRGEKLVIAGVASMLRGLLEPRDNSVLSSMSPRPASAAQPSPITPILPRLSNPMLNQMLGAQAPLGQMEPGMALTSRAPAARGRIRVEADVRNNAVLIYDLPERQAMYRELIAQLDVARKLVEIDAIILDIERTQLREFGVNWGFQNSRFLGGVNMAPGTSAQLSVEKRDRFYADIRALEAKGLATMVSNPSVLTLENQPAVIDFNRTQYLTAGVENATILPITVGTSFQVVPRVITTRGKHQVHLAVDIEDGNFDESNPERIGPDVRRGKVSTQAVMAEKRSLVVGGFHVTESTDKRNKVPLLGDIPLLGKTLFSSTERQNNRRERLFILTPRVIGDQADPSRYLPADDQVELQAALNPLARRYAEHPPVIKRSAITSALAHLVTGQVPDAFKAAPMPLGLGTLCNTRDLLALNTERSQWYAGPQFNVAVVVMRNQFNRNVRIDESECSNSQTLAVSVWPRAWLKPGEEAEVFIAMRPVVKDEHIGVTRPSLLTPTRKTAP encoded by the coding sequence ATGTCCAACAAGAACCACAAGCGCACCCGCTTGCGCGCCGTCTCGCCCGCCGCCCCTCAAAAAGGCCCTCATTGGCGTTACCTGCTGGTACTGCCCTGGTTGTTTTTGCCCGTGCAAAGCCCGCTCGCCGCGATCCCCGCCGAATGGAAAAGAACCGCGTACGCCTATGAAGCTGAACATAAGCAGGTGCGTGAGGTACTAGAGGATTTCGCCCAGACCTTTGGCACGCAGATTCAGATCGATGGCCATCTGGAAGGCAACGTCAACGGCAAGATACGCGCCAATACCCCACAGTCGTTGCTTGACCGGCTGGGGGTAGAACATCGTTTCCAGTGGTACATGTACAACAACACGCTGTACATCAGCACCCTGGACCAGCAGCAGTCCTCGCGCCTGGAGGTTTCATCGCAAACCGTTGCGGACCTCAAGCAGGCATTGACGGACATTGGCCTGCTCGATAACCGTTTCGGTTGGGGAGAACTCCCTGAAGATGGCGTGGTGCTGGTATCCGGCCCCAAGCGGTACATCGAACAGATCAGGCAATTCAGCAGCCAGCGAAAATCTCCCGATGAAAAACAGAGCGTGCTGACTTTCCCGCTGAAATTCGCCAACGCGGCGGATCGCCCGATTGATTATCGTGGAGAAAAGCTGGTCATCGCGGGTGTTGCCAGCATGCTACGCGGGCTGTTGGAGCCGCGGGACAACTCCGTACTGTCGTCGATGAGCCCACGCCCGGCCTCGGCAGCGCAGCCCTCGCCCATCACCCCGATCCTTCCCCGGCTGAGCAACCCGATGCTGAACCAGATGCTCGGCGCACAGGCGCCCCTCGGGCAGATGGAACCCGGCATGGCGCTGACCTCCAGAGCCCCCGCTGCAAGAGGCCGAATTCGTGTCGAAGCGGATGTGCGCAACAATGCCGTCTTGATCTACGACCTGCCGGAGCGCCAGGCCATGTACCGCGAGCTGATCGCCCAGCTCGATGTGGCACGCAAACTGGTGGAGATCGACGCAATCATCCTCGATATCGAGCGTACGCAACTGCGAGAGTTCGGGGTCAACTGGGGCTTTCAGAACAGCCGCTTTCTCGGCGGCGTGAACATGGCGCCTGGGACATCGGCGCAACTGTCGGTGGAAAAGCGCGACCGTTTCTACGCCGACATACGAGCCCTGGAAGCCAAGGGCCTGGCGACCATGGTGTCCAATCCTTCGGTGCTGACCCTGGAAAACCAACCTGCGGTGATTGACTTCAACCGCACTCAGTACCTGACGGCCGGCGTCGAAAACGCGACCATCCTGCCTATCACCGTGGGCACCAGTTTCCAGGTGGTGCCACGGGTCATTACCACCCGTGGCAAGCACCAGGTCCATCTGGCGGTGGATATTGAAGACGGCAACTTCGACGAGTCCAACCCCGAACGTATCGGTCCCGATGTACGCCGGGGCAAAGTCAGCACCCAGGCGGTGATGGCGGAAAAACGTTCGCTGGTGGTCGGCGGGTTCCATGTCACCGAAAGCACCGATAAAAGAAACAAGGTGCCGCTGCTGGGGGACATACCGTTGCTGGGCAAGACACTGTTCTCTTCCACCGAGCGGCAGAACAACCGACGTGAACGCCTGTTTATCCTCACCCCCCGCGTCATCGGCGACCAGGCCGACCCGTCACGTTACTTGCCAGCGGACGATCAGGTAGAGCTGCAGGCGGCCCTCAACCCCTTGGCCAGGCGCTATGCCGAGCACCCACCGGTGATCAAGCGCAGCGCAATCACCAGCGCCCTCGCCCACCTCGTCACCGGACAAGTGCCTGACGCCTTCAAAGCCGCGCCCATGCCGCTGGGCCTGGGGACCTTGTGCAACACCCGTGACCTGCTGGCGCTCAATACCGAACGCAGCCAGTGGTACGCCGGCCCGCAGTTCAACGTGGCGGTGGTGGTGATGCGTAATCAGTTCAATCGCAACGTGCGCATCGATGAGAGCGAATGCAGCAATTCCCAGACCCTGGCCGTCAGCGTCTGGCCACGGGCCTGGCTCAAACCGGGTGAAGAGGCCGAGGTGTTCATCGCCATGCGCCCGGTGGTGAAGGATGAACATATCGGTGTAACCCGCCCCTCCCTGCTCACGCCAACACGGAAGACTGCGCCATGA